From Haloarcula sp. CBA1127, a single genomic window includes:
- a CDS encoding HVO_0476 family zinc finger protein has protein sequence MTDATPGDRIALPCPACSPDLETVHEVLKPGGHVTVRCTDCDHVHKEQLPEEETLQRSVVVSQDGDSFTAEVDVPAEEELSVGEEFLLETEEAVVTARITSLETADGREDEAAAEDVDTIWSRAVGNVSVNVTMHPKDGTHDETESFKLHVPGDYEFVVGETEEFGEEEFTVEGIHVRDDAHGYDHENMDHDGDMGIAKDINRLYVRDESTTAWSAW, from the coding sequence ATGACAGATGCTACACCGGGCGACCGCATCGCCCTCCCGTGTCCGGCCTGTTCGCCGGACCTGGAAACGGTTCACGAGGTGCTGAAGCCGGGCGGCCACGTGACGGTTCGCTGTACGGACTGTGACCACGTCCACAAGGAACAACTCCCGGAAGAAGAGACGCTGCAGCGTAGTGTCGTCGTCTCACAGGACGGGGACTCCTTCACCGCCGAGGTCGACGTGCCGGCTGAGGAAGAACTGTCCGTCGGCGAGGAGTTCCTGCTGGAAACCGAGGAAGCGGTTGTGACTGCGCGCATCACCAGTCTGGAGACCGCGGACGGTCGCGAGGACGAGGCGGCCGCCGAGGACGTCGATACCATCTGGTCGCGAGCCGTCGGAAACGTCTCGGTCAACGTCACAATGCACCCGAAGGACGGCACTCACGACGAGACCGAGAGCTTCAAGCTCCACGTCCCCGGCGACTACGAGTTCGTCGTCGGCGAAACCGAGGAGTTCGGCGAGGAAGAGTTCACCGTCGAAGGGATTCACGTCCGCGACGACGCCCACGGCTACGACCACGAGAACATGGATCACGACGGCGACATGGGTATCGCGAAGGACATCAACCGACTGTACGTCAGGGACGAGTCGACCACGGCGTGGTCGGCCTGGTAG